One Calonectris borealis chromosome 16, bCalBor7.hap1.2, whole genome shotgun sequence DNA window includes the following coding sequences:
- the IL20RB gene encoding LOW QUALITY PROTEIN: interleukin-20 receptor subunit beta (The sequence of the model RefSeq protein was modified relative to this genomic sequence to represent the inferred CDS: deleted 2 bases in 1 codon): MESNGPWKMEKPWDTCVCTKSDLKTECPQYTPNIDAMKIVFEDKLERTQLPSASPEAQSPSPLLCARSVVTGYECGKRQSASKMSLKLICFFLSTLIAPNLTGEDALLPAPQNISILSINMKHFLTWSPVIVEGETVRYSVEFQGEYEREYANESWIPICECSLITATVCNITEDISATVAYNLRVRADVGASRSEWGTLKGFFNRITTSLTPPLMKVIADGYHLLVELEDMGPAFQFCVLYWKKGQESRMQQKVVKEVSSVVHLDTMEAGPDYCVKAQTYVETINRSSSFSQTQCVRAQGGRSMWLVTALISSAGFAVAALTLPFLTWKTSKIFRYSCCPVAVLPETLKVSEPPTQLILCGSEEAEQCDLMVHVMPSEEVLRLWIQETL, translated from the exons ATGGAGAGCAATGGGCCTTGGAAGATGGAAAAACCTTGGGATACATGTGTCTGCACCAAATCAGATCTGAAAACAGAATGTCCTCAGTACACACCCAACATAGATGCCATGAAAATAGTATTTGAAGATAAACTGGAGCGCACACAACTCCCTTCTGCCAGCCCAGAGGCACAGAGTCCTTCACCACTCCTGTGTGCAAGGTCTGTGGTTACAG GGTATGAATGCGGGAAAAGGCAA AGCGCGAGCAAAATGTCACTAAAGCTCATCTGCTTCTTCCTCAGCACTCTGATTGCACCAAATCTCACAG GTGAAGATGCTTTGTTGCCAGCACCTCAGAACATCTCCATTCTTTCTATCAACATGAAACACTTCTTAACTTGGAGTCCTGTGATCGTCGAGGGAGAAACTGTGAGATACTCTGTGGAGTTTCAGGg GGAGTATGAACGAGAGTACGCCAATGAGAGCTGGATTCCCATCTGTGAATGTTCACTCATCACAGCCACAGTGTGTAACATCACAGAGGATATCTCAGCCACTGTGGCCTATAACCTGCGTGTAAGGGCAGACGTTGGTGCTAGCAGATCAGAATGGGGCACCCTGAAAGGTTTCTTCAATCGCATTACAA CTTCCCTGACCCCACCTCTGATGAAGGTCATAGCAGATGGGTATCATTTACTAGTGGAGCTGGAAGACATGGGGCCTGCCTTTCAGTTCTGTGTTCTCTATTGGAAGAAGGGCCAGGAGAGTAGG ATGCAACAGAAGGTGGTGAAAGAGGTCAGCTCTGTGGTTCACCTGGACACCATGGAGGCAGGACCTGATTATTGTGTAAAAGCTCAGACGTACGTCGAGACGAtcaacagaagcagcagcttcagcCAGACACAGTGCGTGAGGGCACAAG GTGGCAGATCCATGTGGCTGGTTACTGCCCTCATCTCCTCTGCTGGCTTTGCTGTGGCTGCTTTGACCCTGCCTTTCCTTACCTGGAAAACAAGTAAAATCTTTCGGTATTCCTGCTGCCCTGTTGCTGTCCTGCCAGAAACGCTG aaagtaTCAGAGCCCCCTACCCAGCTGATACTGTGTGGCAGTGAAGAAGCTGAGCAATGTGACCTGATGGTGCATGTGATGCCCTCAGAAGAAGTTCTCCGACTGTGGATTCAAGAAACACTTTAG